In the genome of Cutibacterium equinum, one region contains:
- a CDS encoding Coenzyme F420 hydrogenase/dehydrogenase, beta subunit C-terminal domain, with protein sequence MTISLRQAINQVTANQLCTGCGACARLADSVDMELRDGYLRPQLSALTQTEDADPQLVAEFRRQCPGLVVRSAPRGPSMLDDVVVGRHRRVWQGHSTDEEIRHAGSSGGVLTGLASWLLSSGRARRVFSVAESDTPRRTTVPLQLTTREEALAAAGSRYCPASTLAGLPREGLGRDDVVIAKPCEIAALRAHYPADDAASPLLLSFFCAGTPSQDATDDLLSAGGIGPDEPLTSLRYRGNGWPGAFIGVSESGQRVEVSYDDSWGKALGPSMQWRCKLCADGVGESADLVCADYWEADERGYPVFEDGDGRSAIVARTQRGERLVATALQAGAIDAEPLDASALAAVQPGQRGKRTQMFSRLLGTLVAGRRIPHYRGFGLLRKERPTPKTLYQRTRATWGRAKRLPRR encoded by the coding sequence GTGACCATCTCACTCAGACAAGCCATCAACCAGGTGACCGCCAACCAACTTTGCACCGGCTGCGGCGCCTGCGCGCGTCTGGCCGACAGCGTCGACATGGAACTGCGCGACGGCTATCTCCGACCGCAGTTGTCGGCTCTCACCCAGACCGAGGATGCAGACCCACAGCTCGTGGCTGAGTTCCGGCGTCAGTGCCCGGGCCTCGTGGTGCGCTCAGCGCCGCGAGGGCCTTCCATGCTGGACGACGTAGTCGTCGGCAGGCACCGCCGTGTGTGGCAGGGGCACAGCACCGATGAGGAGATTCGGCACGCAGGCTCCAGTGGCGGGGTGCTCACCGGACTGGCCTCCTGGCTACTCAGCTCGGGTCGCGCGCGCCGGGTATTCAGCGTCGCCGAATCCGACACGCCGCGGCGCACCACGGTGCCACTACAACTAACCACCCGCGAGGAAGCGCTGGCGGCAGCGGGGTCTCGCTACTGCCCAGCATCGACACTGGCTGGGCTACCACGCGAAGGGCTCGGCCGTGACGACGTCGTCATCGCGAAGCCGTGCGAGATCGCTGCGCTTCGAGCGCATTATCCTGCCGACGATGCCGCATCACCACTGTTGCTAAGTTTCTTCTGCGCCGGCACCCCCAGCCAAGATGCGACCGATGACCTGCTGTCAGCCGGAGGTATTGGCCCCGACGAACCTCTCACCTCGCTGCGCTACCGCGGGAACGGCTGGCCCGGCGCCTTCATCGGAGTCAGTGAATCCGGCCAGCGCGTAGAGGTCAGCTACGACGATTCATGGGGCAAGGCGCTCGGTCCGTCGATGCAATGGCGCTGCAAACTGTGCGCCGATGGGGTCGGCGAATCCGCTGATCTCGTGTGCGCCGACTATTGGGAGGCCGACGAACGCGGCTACCCGGTCTTTGAAGATGGAGATGGCCGCAGCGCGATCGTCGCCCGCACCCAGCGGGGCGAGCGACTCGTCGCCACAGCACTCCAAGCAGGCGCCATCGATGCTGAGCCTCTCGACGCCAGCGCACTGGCCGCCGTTCAGCCCGGACAGCGGGGCAAGCGGACCCAGATGTTCAGCCGGCTTCTGGGCACCCTTGTCGCCGGTCGCCGCATCCCGCATTACCGGGGATTCGGGCTGCTGAGAAAGGAACGCCCCACGCCGAAGACGCTCTACCAGCGCACGAGGGCCACGTGGGGGCGCGCGAAGCGGTTGCCGCGTCGGTAG
- a CDS encoding acyltransferase family protein, translating to MDSLRGLAVVLVVLHHAVGVPRVLGVGEGLLLPGWDGFVAFFSSFRMPTLLVMSGMLLATSVRKPLIPFISGKIRKVLWPYVVWVLLTLTALGGLSTVTNPRMWLTGPYHMWFLVVLLFCYPAGWLSRWIPAWLMAVGMVALLVVRDPSSTWIRRVLFYGAIFMMGAALRRYLPSLLAMPGWIAGLLGVVGLSIACSHSFRWGLAQLNHRQVWTLLLPWGGSCL from the coding sequence ATGGATTCACTTCGAGGCTTGGCGGTGGTGTTGGTCGTCTTGCACCACGCAGTCGGTGTCCCTCGTGTTCTCGGCGTCGGCGAAGGACTACTGCTACCGGGCTGGGACGGGTTCGTGGCCTTCTTCTCCTCGTTTCGCATGCCGACCTTACTCGTGATGTCGGGAATGCTACTGGCCACCTCAGTAAGAAAACCCTTGATCCCCTTTATCTCGGGCAAGATCCGAAAGGTGCTCTGGCCTTATGTGGTCTGGGTGCTACTCACCCTCACCGCACTGGGCGGACTGTCGACTGTGACCAATCCCCGCATGTGGCTCACAGGCCCCTACCACATGTGGTTTTTGGTGGTCCTGCTCTTCTGTTATCCCGCTGGATGGCTTAGTCGATGGATACCAGCCTGGCTGATGGCTGTGGGGATGGTGGCATTGCTCGTCGTTCGTGATCCGTCATCGACGTGGATTCGCCGCGTTCTCTTCTACGGAGCGATATTCATGATGGGGGCAGCCCTTCGACGGTATCTGCCCTCTCTGCTTGCCATGCCTGGTTGGATCGCTGGCTTGCTGGGCGTTGTGGGTTTGAGCATTGCATGCTCTCATTCGTTCAGATGGGGACTGGCGCAGCTCAATCATCGTCAGGTCTGGACGCTTCTCCTGCCTTGGGGGGGGTCCTGTCTGTGA
- a CDS encoding glycosyltransferase family protein, with protein MILPRVCIVSGADRFTVPSYVNQEIWAREFGYDYRLQSLPDAGDHNYYFLKPSALRHYLPYYDWVFWVDDDVYFTDFTEDRIAGLIAEAEQAERSIILADGVREPNGWWNVVNAGVMLVRNDEHGLRFLNSVLEPLEQLVAEWWDPEIVGKQCGGDQDVVHYALVELGMRDHALIVDHMRLNARPHHYRTLKDGTTVHFAGHPDKALSVIDFSRAMGVSDLLVPKALLDKYGMRRQTVLLPGEERRRRMRLSVHMKGRAMATRLGAKEQVKSAVAKVRDVIA; from the coding sequence GTGATTTTGCCGCGAGTCTGTATCGTGTCGGGAGCTGATCGCTTTACGGTGCCGAGCTACGTTAATCAGGAGATCTGGGCTCGCGAATTTGGATACGACTATCGGCTCCAATCCCTGCCTGATGCGGGGGATCACAACTACTACTTCCTGAAGCCTTCCGCGCTGAGGCATTACTTACCCTACTACGATTGGGTGTTTTGGGTCGATGACGACGTCTACTTCACCGATTTCACCGAGGACCGCATCGCCGGCCTCATCGCGGAGGCGGAGCAGGCAGAGCGCTCGATCATTCTGGCGGACGGCGTGCGGGAGCCCAACGGATGGTGGAACGTGGTCAATGCGGGGGTCATGCTCGTCCGCAATGACGAGCACGGGCTGCGGTTCCTCAACAGCGTGCTCGAGCCCCTGGAGCAGTTGGTGGCCGAGTGGTGGGATCCCGAGATTGTCGGCAAGCAATGTGGAGGCGACCAGGATGTTGTCCACTACGCCCTTGTTGAGTTGGGTATGCGCGACCACGCGTTGATCGTCGACCATATGCGACTGAACGCCCGTCCCCATCACTACCGCACACTGAAGGATGGAACCACCGTGCATTTTGCCGGACACCCGGACAAAGCCTTGTCCGTGATTGATTTCTCCCGAGCCATGGGGGTGAGCGATCTCCTCGTACCCAAGGCTCTTCTGGATAAGTACGGGATGCGTCGCCAGACCGTGCTCCTTCCCGGGGAGGAGCGTCGGCGTCGGATGCGGCTGTCAGTCCACATGAAGGGACGAGCGATGGCCACTCGGCTGGGGGCCAAGGAGCAGGTGAAATCTGCTGTCGCTAAGGTGCGTGATGTGATCGCGTGA